The Chryseobacterium shigense genome segment CCGTCCTTCTGGGACTGCTGATCGGTGCGGAACGCGAATACCGGAACAAATCAGCGGGTCTCCGTACTTTTATCCTGGTATGTTTCGGGTCCTGTCTGTTTACCATACTTTCCATCAAAATAGGAGTAGGAAATCCTGACCGTCTTGCAGCCAATATCATTACCGGAATCGGATTTCTGGGAGCTGGTGTTATTTTTAAAGGCGATAATAAGATTGAGGGAATTACCACGGCAACCACTATCTGGGCTACTGCCTCAATAGGAATGGCCGTAGGTTCAGGGTATGTTTACCTTTCACTGCTGGGGACGGTTTTGGTTCTTTTGATCCTGAGTGCGCTCATTTATCTTCAGAATTTTATAGATAGCAGCCATAAGATCAGGGAATACAGAATAACTGTAGCCGGATCAGAAGACATCAGACATTGTGAAAAAATATTCGAGGAACATCACCTGAAATATCTTATGCTGAAACTGCAGTATGCACAGGGAAATCTTTCTGTAACGTGGAGGCTCACCGGAAAACATACAAAACATGATGAAGTTATAAGAAGCCTTATTAATGACCCTAAGATTACAGCTTATCAGTTTTAGGATGACATAAAAAAATAAAGGCCTGAGCCTTTATTTTTTCTTGAAAACATACAGATCCTTGTTCGGACCGGTTATTTCTTTTCCGTCCATATCCAGCTGGATAAGAATATTTTCACCTACTTTATACTTGTAATTGGCGGTTTTTCCTTTCAGGGTAATTACACTTCCTGCGGAATCCCATTCAAAAGTTCCTTTATCCTCATTTTTTGAGTTTCTGTCGATATATTCTTCAGTGATGCTGAAAGTTTTATCATTGTTAATCGTAAGAGCAGTTTTAATTCCCGGGCAGTCTGCACACGGAACTACAGCCTCATAGGTCCCCGGCCAGTCAAGAGCATTTTCCGAAGTATCCCCCGGCGCCGTAGGAGTTGCTTTTACAATACTGTCAGTTGGTGTAGTCTGTACAGTCGCAGAATCCGTTGCAGCATCTGTAGTTTCCGTAGTTTTCTCTTTAGGATTACACGATGCCAGAAATACAGCAGATGCAATTCCCAGAATGAACATTTTGCTATTCGTCATGATAAAGTAATTTTGATATATTAATAATTTAAGCATTTTATTTGCAACAAAAACCAAGCCATGGAAGGAGCTGGAGCGTTACAGGGTTTGAGAGTTCAGGAGTTTGAAGTATAGGAAAAGGCAAATTTCGAAAACCTACAATATCCAAGTATAAAATCTGAAATCTGTTATCTGAAGTCTTGCCTCCTGATTCTTGGCTTTGATTCTTCGTCCACCAAAAACCAATTTTCACTGTCATTTCATAAGGCATATGTATAATATTCTTTGTAAATTGGGGCAAAATTTTGATTATGACAAAAAAGATACTTTTATCTGTATTTCTTTTGCCGGCTGCAATGGCATTTGCACAACAATATGGAGGAATGTGGATTCCTACAGAGCTGAATGAAAAGGAAATGAAGGATTTGGGAATGAAAATCTCTGCCAAAGACATTTTCAATACTCAGAAGCCGAGCATAAAGGATGCGGTGGTACAGTTTAACGGCGGATGTACTGCAGAAATTATTTCACCCAAAGGATTATTGCTGACGAACCACCATTGCGGGTATGGGCAGATCCAGGCACATTCCACGGTTCAGAATGACCTTCTTTCCAATGGTTTCTGGGCTAAGAATCCGGAGGGAGAACTTCCGAATCCGGGGGTAAAAGTAGACTTCATTGTAGATATCAAAGAAGTGACAGATCAGATCCTGGAAGGTACAGACAACCTTGTAGAGCCTGAACTGACTAAAAAAATCAATAAAAATATAGAAGTTTATAAAAACTCCCAGAAAATAGAATCTTACCAGTCGATCATTGTAAAATCAATGTATTACGGTAACAAATATTACGCTTTTACTACTGAAACTTACAAAGATATCCGTCTGGTTGGGGCACCGCCTCAAAGCATAGGAAAGTTCGGAAGTGATACGGATAACTGGGTCTGGCCAAGACATACCGGGGATTTCTCCATGTTCAGAATTTATGCTGGCAAAGACAATAAACCGGCAGAATATTCAAAAGACAATGTTCCTTACGTTCCGAAACATTACCTTCCGGTTTCCATAAAAGATAAAACTGAAAACGATTTTACATTCGTATTCGGATTCCCGGGGAAAACAACGGAATATCTTCCTGCAGTGGCTGTTGAGAAAATCATGACCGATATAGATCCTGCGAGGATTGCCGTTCGGGAGGTAGCCCTGAAAACATTAGACGAAAAAATGCGTGTAGACAGTGAAACACGTATCAAATATGCTTCAAAATATGCTTCGGTAGCCAATTACTGGAAAAAGTGGATTGGTGAAGTAGAAGGCTTGAAAAAATCGAATGCAGTAGAGAAAAAAGTAATGTATGAAGGCTCTCTGGTGGCTAAAAATCATGAGATCAAAGCTACTTTGGACCAGCTGAATAAGCTGTACAGCGATCAGGCACCTTACGCATTGAACAATGCCTACTATACAGAAGTAGTGAAAAATGCAGAAACATTGAAGCTTGCAGGAGATTACTACGACTATATAAATTCCGTAGAATCAGGAAAAATGGATGAAAAAGAGCTTGCCAAATTAAAGACAAAGCTGACTTCATTCTACAAAGATTACAGCGCAGAACTTGATGCTAAAGTAACTGCAAAATTACTGGCTCTGTATGCCAATAAAACAGCTCCTCAGTTCCTGCCTGTAGGTTTTGCCAAATATAAGGATGATAACCAGAATATTCCGGTGATTGAGGAAATGTCTAAAAACTCTGTCATCACAGGAAGAGCGCAGGTAAACGGTGCAGCTCTGACAAGTGACATTGAAAAAGCGTTTTCCAATCAGGACAAGCTGATCAAAACTTTGAAAAAAGATCCTGTTTACCAGCTGTATGTTTCTATGAAAGAGACATATATGAAAAACGCTGATCCTCAGTTTACTTCTCTTCAGGGGAAAATTGATGATCTGCAGAAAAAATTCATGGCCCAGCAGATGGCAACGGATAAGGACAGAAAATTCTTCCCGGATGCCAATTCTACCCTTCGTGTAACTTATGGAAAAGTAAAAGGCTCAACTCCAAGAGATGCAGTTTCTTACGGATACCAGACACATTTAGCGGGAGTTATTGAAAAATATGTTCCGGGAGATTACGAATTTGATGTTCCTAAAAAGCTGATCGATCTTTACAATAAAAAAGATTACAGCATTTATAAAGACAAAACTGGCGATGTTCCTGTAGGATTTACCGCTACCAACCATACGACTGGAGGAAATTCAGGAAGCCCGGCACTCGATGCGAACGGAAACCTTGTAGGACTGAACTTCGACAGACAGTGGGAGGGAACAATGAGCGATATCAACTACGACCCGCGTTTCAGCCGAAACATCATGGTAGATACAAAATATATCCTTTTCATTATTGATAAATATGCCGATTCCAAATGGCTTATCGATGAAATGAAGGTGATAAAATAACACATAAAAGTAATACCTTTAAGAATCTATTTAAATACCATTTGAATAGATTCTTTTTATTTAATGAAGATGAAAGATAATATCATCAATCTGCTTGCAGCTTTTGAGACGGAAAATATCGGGAAATCCTTTCCGATGGAGTACTGTTTACCTGTTTACCATTGCGTTTCTGATGAAAAATTACCCCATATCAGGCATATTATTCAATATAAAAATACCAGGCAGTTTGAAGAGGATCTGGATTATCTTTCAAAACATTTTCAGTTTGTAAGCTGGGCAGAGTTCAAAGATTTTGTCAATGGTCATTTTAAGCCTGAGAAAAAGATTGCCTTACTGACTTTTGATGATGGTTTCAGGGAGTTTTATGATACAGTACTTCCTGTTCTGGAACGGAAAGGAATATATGCCTGTAATTTTATAAATCCTGCGTTTATTGACAACCGTGAGCTGATGTTCAGATGTAAGGCAAGCTTAATTATTGACGCAGCAGAAAAAGCAAAAACAGTTGATCCGGAAATTTACAGTATACTTTCCCTGGAGAACCCTTCAAAAGAGAACTTAAAACAAAAGGTTTTAAAGATCGGTTATCATGAAAAAGATCTGCTGGACAGTATAACAGAAAAATTAGAAATAGACTGTAATGCCTATTTAAGAGAGTATAAACCTTATCTTACCACAGACCAACTAAAAACACTGACCCAAAAAGGCTATGGGATTTCCTCTCACAGCTGGGATCATCCAAAATACGGGGAACTTACCCTACAGGAACAGATGGAAAGTACCAACCGGACCTTTAATTACTTAAAAGAAAACGGTTTTATTTACGAAAGCTTTGCATTCCCGTTCACTGATTTTGGAGTGAAAAAAGATTTTTTTGATGAGCTGTTTAAAAATAAAGAAATGTTCTGCAGCTTTGGAAGTGCAGGAGCAAAATGGGACAGTGTGGAACGAAATTTTCACAGGATACCAATGGAAATGGGAGAGAGCGGAGAACAGATACTAAAAAAAGAAACTGCCTATTTCCGGCTGAAAAAAATAATCAACAAAAATAAAATAGTGAGAAGATGACAGAGCTGAAAACATTTAACAAAAAAGAACTTCAAGATTTTATTTTATCAGGAGACTTCAGCAGCTTTGATTTTCTTCCCATTTCAGAACACAGGGCAAAATCCCAGATCAGAAATCCGAAAGCACTGGATAATCAGACGCTTTTGGTTCTGGCCTTTTATGACGGAGAACTGGCAGGATATGTAGGCTGTTTTCCGGATCATTATGTAATAGACGGAGAAATATTCCATTATGCCTGGTTGAGTACCTTATTTGTAAGCGAAGAATTCCGCGGTAAAAAGATTGCAAAATCATTACTGAATAAGATGTTTGAGGAATACGACGGTAATATTATCGCAACAGAATTTACCAAAGAAGCAGAAGCGCTGTATAATATGCTTGGTGTTTTCGAGTATATTTATCCAAAAGCTGGAAAAAGATACTATTTCCGCTCTGATGCAGCTTTTATGATTCCTGAGAAGAAGCCCGGAACCAAAGCACTGAAACCTGTTTTTCAGATTGCTGATATTGCCGCTAATTCTTTGATTGCTGTAAAAAATTCAATGGTGAAAAAGCCCGGATTCAGATTTGAAATTCTTGATCAGATTGATGCGGAAAGTTCAGTATTTATGTCGAAATTCCAGAGCAGGCGTAATGCAGATGAAATCAATGTATATATGAAAAATCCGTGGGTGCTGGAAAGTAAGAAAAAAGAAGAAAAATACCTGTTTTCAGGTTATGCTGAGGTTTTTAAATATTTCTGGGTGAAAATATACAATGATAATCATGTTCTGACAGCCTGTTCATTGCTTCAGCTCAGAGACGGCAACCTTAAAATTCCTTATTTGTTTTCAGAAGTTCCGGAACTTGAACGGTTTATTGAGTTCTTAAGCTATTTTATTGTTAAAAATAAAGTGAAAACACTGACCAGCTACCAGAAAGAGCTCAATAATAAGCTGGAACAATCTAAAATATTTCCTCAAATCTACAAACGTGATTTTGAAAGAAGATACCTGTTTCACAAACAGCTTATCCAACATCTTCCCCAAGGGTTTAATCCGGAATATCAGGATGGAGACGGAGATTGTATGATGACATAATAACAATATAAAATAGCACCTGAAACAGATGCTATTTTTTTAATAATAATTTTAGTTTTTATTGAGCAGCTGCACCAATAAGTACCCCTCCTATAAGGATAGGGGCTACATCAGATAGCTTTTTATGCGGAACACTGGTTGTTTCAGTGGCATCGCCGCCTGTTACAGATCTCATTTTTTTACTGTTCAATACTTTGATTGACTTTCTTGGAGTAACTTTTTTCATAATACATATATTTTGTTAATGCTAATATAAATAATTTCAGGCAATTACATGATGTTAGATAACGGTCTGCAGATTTAACTTTAAAACAGGTTAAAGTTTTGCAAATCATTTTTTCTAATATAATTAATGTCCGAAAATTTCTTCCAGCGTTAATTCTTTAAAGGTTCCCATTTCGTTAACGGCATTCATATCCAAATTCTCTTTCTTACCGATAATTGCAGTATTAAAATGTATTGGACTGATTTTCGTTTGATAGAATTCCTTCAGGCCTTCGAATTTCAGGTTCTCAATTTGTCCGTAAATATCTTTTCTGAAATCATGATAGATTCCGAGCTTTTTTAATCGTAATGTATTGAAAAATATATTATTACGGGTAATCCTGGTTGAGGCGATCTGTTTCAAGGCAGCATTTTTGGCATTTTCGAACTGTATGGGTACGTCAGGAAGTTCATTCATCAGCTCACTCATCGTGCTTACGGCGGTCTGAAGCTTATCCGGCTGCGTTCCGATGTAAGTGGTGATATAGTCAGGATGTCCCAGCTCCGCATTGGCAGCATAGGAAACATAAGCAGAGTAGGCCAGACTTTTGCTTTCACGGATCTCCTGGAAAACGATGGACGAAAGCCCTCTTCCGAAATATTCATTGAAAACATTGATCTTTCCGAAATTTGAAGGATCAACTTCGTATCCTTTTCCTACCTTGCTCATTTCCATCTGTACCATATCGTAATTCATGAAATAAACATGCCCGCTGGTTTCCGGTTCAGGATATTGTTTAGGTTGAGGAATCTGGTAGCTTTCATGGTCTACATATTTTCCGATGTAGTTTTTAAAACCTTCAAGATCTTTTCCATAGAAAAATACCTGATAAGGATATTTGAAAAGATTTTTCATCCTGTCTGTAAATACCTCTGCATGGCTGTTTTCAAGCTCTTCTTTTGAAATAATATCCGTATAACGTGAAATGTTGCCCAGTTTTGTATAATTCGTCAGCGCGGTCATGATCCGGTTTTTATCCTTTTTTGTTGCCTGGCGGTTTTCCAAGACAGTTTCTACAAATTGTTTATAAATTTCCTGATCCGGTTTTACATCATACATCCAGT includes the following:
- a CDS encoding copper resistance protein NlpE; this encodes MTNSKMFILGIASAVFLASCNPKEKTTETTDAATDSATVQTTPTDSIVKATPTAPGDTSENALDWPGTYEAVVPCADCPGIKTALTINNDKTFSITEEYIDRNSKNEDKGTFEWDSAGSVITLKGKTANYKYKVGENILIQLDMDGKEITGPNKDLYVFKKK
- a CDS encoding MgtC/SapB family protein, with the translated sequence MEFLQDHYAVQNELLLILISVLLGLLIGAEREYRNKSAGLRTFILVCFGSCLFTILSIKIGVGNPDRLAANIITGIGFLGAGVIFKGDNKIEGITTATTIWATASIGMAVGSGYVYLSLLGTVLVLLILSALIYLQNFIDSSHKIREYRITVAGSEDIRHCEKIFEEHHLKYLMLKLQYAQGNLSVTWRLTGKHTKHDEVIRSLINDPKITAYQF
- a CDS encoding S46 family peptidase — translated: MTKKILLSVFLLPAAMAFAQQYGGMWIPTELNEKEMKDLGMKISAKDIFNTQKPSIKDAVVQFNGGCTAEIISPKGLLLTNHHCGYGQIQAHSTVQNDLLSNGFWAKNPEGELPNPGVKVDFIVDIKEVTDQILEGTDNLVEPELTKKINKNIEVYKNSQKIESYQSIIVKSMYYGNKYYAFTTETYKDIRLVGAPPQSIGKFGSDTDNWVWPRHTGDFSMFRIYAGKDNKPAEYSKDNVPYVPKHYLPVSIKDKTENDFTFVFGFPGKTTEYLPAVAVEKIMTDIDPARIAVREVALKTLDEKMRVDSETRIKYASKYASVANYWKKWIGEVEGLKKSNAVEKKVMYEGSLVAKNHEIKATLDQLNKLYSDQAPYALNNAYYTEVVKNAETLKLAGDYYDYINSVESGKMDEKELAKLKTKLTSFYKDYSAELDAKVTAKLLALYANKTAPQFLPVGFAKYKDDNQNIPVIEEMSKNSVITGRAQVNGAALTSDIEKAFSNQDKLIKTLKKDPVYQLYVSMKETYMKNADPQFTSLQGKIDDLQKKFMAQQMATDKDRKFFPDANSTLRVTYGKVKGSTPRDAVSYGYQTHLAGVIEKYVPGDYEFDVPKKLIDLYNKKDYSIYKDKTGDVPVGFTATNHTTGGNSGSPALDANGNLVGLNFDRQWEGTMSDINYDPRFSRNIMVDTKYILFIIDKYADSKWLIDEMKVIK
- a CDS encoding GNAT family N-acetyltransferase produces the protein MTELKTFNKKELQDFILSGDFSSFDFLPISEHRAKSQIRNPKALDNQTLLVLAFYDGELAGYVGCFPDHYVIDGEIFHYAWLSTLFVSEEFRGKKIAKSLLNKMFEEYDGNIIATEFTKEAEALYNMLGVFEYIYPKAGKRYYFRSDAAFMIPEKKPGTKALKPVFQIADIAANSLIAVKNSMVKKPGFRFEILDQIDAESSVFMSKFQSRRNADEINVYMKNPWVLESKKKEEKYLFSGYAEVFKYFWVKIYNDNHVLTACSLLQLRDGNLKIPYLFSEVPELERFIEFLSYFIVKNKVKTLTSYQKELNNKLEQSKIFPQIYKRDFERRYLFHKQLIQHLPQGFNPEYQDGDGDCMMT
- a CDS encoding polysaccharide deacetylase family protein, whose product is MKDNIINLLAAFETENIGKSFPMEYCLPVYHCVSDEKLPHIRHIIQYKNTRQFEEDLDYLSKHFQFVSWAEFKDFVNGHFKPEKKIALLTFDDGFREFYDTVLPVLERKGIYACNFINPAFIDNRELMFRCKASLIIDAAEKAKTVDPEIYSILSLENPSKENLKQKVLKIGYHEKDLLDSITEKLEIDCNAYLREYKPYLTTDQLKTLTQKGYGISSHSWDHPKYGELTLQEQMESTNRTFNYLKENGFIYESFAFPFTDFGVKKDFFDELFKNKEMFCSFGSAGAKWDSVERNFHRIPMEMGESGEQILKKETAYFRLKKIINKNKIVRR